A genomic segment from Polyangium mundeleinium encodes:
- a CDS encoding DMT family transporter, which translates to MSIPLGELAALGTALCWTASSLAFSAAGRRMGSLSLNLVRLVLAFVFLGVYNFVRRGLPLPLDASAEAWGWLFVSGLVGFVLGDMCLFRAFLLIGPRVAMLIMSLAPPIAAVLGWTVLGERISVLGIVGMGVTLVGIAVVVLERAGDGNAAGAGPKGESGKGILLAFGGAVGQAVGLVLSKIGMKTYDPFAATQIRILAGIVGFSLLFTFVGWWGRTAVAVRDRVALGFASLGAIAGPFVGVSLSLLSIQHTETGVAATIMATTPVLVIPAVILLHKEHVSLRAILGALVAVGGVALLWIR; encoded by the coding sequence ATGTCCATCCCGCTCGGAGAGCTCGCGGCCCTCGGCACGGCCCTTTGCTGGACCGCGAGCTCGCTCGCGTTCTCGGCCGCCGGGCGCCGCATGGGCTCCTTGTCGCTCAACCTCGTCCGCCTCGTCCTCGCGTTCGTTTTTCTCGGCGTGTACAATTTCGTTCGTCGCGGCCTTCCATTGCCGCTCGACGCCTCCGCCGAGGCGTGGGGCTGGCTCTTCGTGAGCGGCCTCGTGGGGTTCGTCTTGGGCGACATGTGCCTCTTTCGGGCCTTCCTGCTCATTGGCCCGCGCGTCGCGATGCTGATCATGTCGCTCGCGCCGCCGATCGCCGCCGTCCTCGGGTGGACCGTCCTGGGCGAGCGGATCTCCGTTCTCGGCATCGTGGGAATGGGCGTGACGCTCGTCGGCATCGCGGTCGTCGTGCTCGAACGAGCGGGCGATGGGAATGCCGCGGGTGCCGGGCCGAAGGGGGAATCGGGCAAAGGAATCCTGCTCGCGTTTGGTGGTGCCGTGGGCCAGGCCGTGGGGCTCGTGCTGAGCAAGATCGGCATGAAGACCTACGATCCGTTTGCCGCGACGCAGATTCGTATCCTTGCAGGCATTGTGGGGTTTTCCCTCCTGTTCACGTTCGTCGGCTGGTGGGGACGCACGGCCGTGGCGGTCCGGGACCGCGTGGCGCTCGGATTCGCGTCGCTCGGCGCGATCGCGGGTCCGTTTGTCGGCGTATCCCTCTCGCTCCTCTCCATTCAGCACACGGAGACGGGCGTCGCGGCCACGATCATGGCGACGACCCCCGTCCTCGTCATTCCGGCCGTCATCCTGCTCCACAAGGAGCACGTCAGCCTGCGCGCGATCCTCGGCGCGCTGGTCGCCGTCGGCGGCGTGGCGCTGCTCTGGATCCGGTAA
- a CDS encoding serine/threonine-protein kinase has protein sequence MSVGERFELVRLAGQGGMGAVFEARDRETGDKVAIKIMNGASVEERARFDREARVLAALSHPAIVRYLGYGELDSGEPYLVMEWLSGEGLDARIMRERLSVEETMALAERIAGALAIAHRHGIVHRDIKPSNIFLRDGDVRRAMLLDFGIARRASDPHVVTRTGVFMGTPGYVAPEQARGDRAVNARADVFALGCVLFESLAGKPAFTGQHVVAVLAKVLFEDVPKVSALRPGVPLALDLLIARMVAKQPEERLADGDAVMGALARVANDEYTSEPPHTLRSKGALGSGEQRLVSVILLSAPKEGLPVDPLGGTMDSAGIAPLAALRAVARSYGARVEALVDGSAALVLSGAGMATDQATQAARCALALQAMVPEAPMVLVTGRGVISHALPVGEGIDRAAKLLREEERRTTTSDGSESGARRPVRLDELTAELLEGRFVIDGSEEVRSLLGEAQAQEGSRLLLGRVTPCVGRERELSTLLALYEECVSEPAARAVLVTGVAGIGKSRIRHELLQKLAESEPRPDIWLAQGDPTRTGAPFGMAGELLRRASSLHEEDPIEVRREKIRGAVMRHLGADAGRVMELYGELVGAPWAAEEASTLLRAARKDPVLMGDQIRRGFEDFVSAASAARPVVLVLEDLHWADTPTVQLIDAALRVSRERSLFVLALARPDVHDRFPGLWADRGMQEIRLGELSRRASERLARHVLGDDAPPSLLTRVVAQAAGNPFYLEELLRAVAEGQETALPKTVLAMLQARLEALPSEARWLLRAGSIFGETFWSGGARALLGGESSVVDAGRWIETLVHRELLMRRRESRFPGEEELAFRHDLLREVAYAALTEVDRALGHRLAAEWLETAGERDAMALAEHCERGEDREKAAVWFVRAATQALSANDFEAVLERSERAEACGADGGLLGEVRQAQAEAHFYRGELAEAARRAREAMQHLSPDSPLWFGAASAAAWAESSRGERRQLLGIAESMLERADREASPFTRRLAAMGWIARMLLRSGQRNAAETLTERFTQAPEEARHEPIVRAEWAAVSATRAVVEGDLEPSYEFFLEAAQCFEEAKVDRFGISMRIYAALVLCDLGDHARAEEELATLVARAEAQCLPMLAASARHGLAEALAARGALAEARALLEDILETLTNAGLVLSAHDVRQFLALVLVRQGDSEAAERAAIEAVALVDAPPNRRCSYLATLARVLLACGRPAEALSAAEEGKQLLEQIGALLSDEPLVRLVYAEALHANGEHERAKEALSAARAHLLGRAEKIGDPSRRERFLRAVPDNARTLELAAAWLTASPGAA, from the coding sequence GTGTCGGTTGGCGAGCGCTTCGAGCTCGTACGTCTCGCAGGCCAGGGCGGCATGGGCGCCGTCTTCGAGGCCCGCGATCGCGAGACCGGCGATAAGGTCGCGATCAAGATCATGAACGGCGCGAGCGTCGAGGAGCGCGCGCGGTTCGATCGCGAGGCGCGCGTGCTCGCAGCGCTCTCGCACCCGGCCATCGTGCGTTACCTCGGCTACGGCGAGCTCGACTCCGGCGAGCCGTACCTCGTGATGGAGTGGCTCTCGGGCGAGGGCCTCGACGCGCGTATCATGCGGGAACGGCTGAGCGTCGAGGAGACGATGGCGCTCGCCGAGCGCATCGCAGGCGCGCTCGCGATCGCGCACCGGCACGGGATCGTCCACCGCGACATCAAGCCGAGCAACATCTTCCTGCGCGACGGGGACGTGCGGCGCGCGATGCTGCTCGACTTCGGGATCGCGCGGCGCGCCTCGGACCCGCACGTCGTGACGAGGACGGGCGTGTTCATGGGGACGCCCGGCTACGTGGCGCCCGAGCAAGCGCGCGGAGATCGCGCGGTGAATGCGCGCGCCGACGTGTTCGCCCTCGGCTGCGTGCTCTTCGAGAGCCTCGCAGGAAAGCCCGCGTTCACCGGGCAACACGTGGTGGCCGTGCTGGCGAAGGTGCTCTTCGAGGACGTGCCGAAGGTCTCGGCGCTCAGGCCTGGCGTGCCGCTCGCGCTCGACCTGCTCATCGCGCGGATGGTCGCGAAGCAGCCGGAAGAGAGGCTCGCGGACGGCGACGCGGTGATGGGCGCGCTCGCGCGGGTGGCGAACGACGAGTACACGAGCGAGCCGCCGCATACGCTGCGATCCAAGGGCGCGCTCGGCAGCGGCGAGCAGCGCCTCGTGAGCGTGATCCTGCTGTCGGCGCCGAAGGAGGGCCTGCCCGTCGATCCGCTGGGAGGCACGATGGACTCGGCCGGCATCGCGCCGCTCGCGGCGCTGCGCGCGGTGGCGCGGTCGTACGGGGCGCGCGTGGAGGCGCTGGTGGACGGGTCGGCAGCGCTCGTGCTGTCGGGCGCGGGCATGGCGACGGACCAGGCGACCCAAGCCGCGCGGTGCGCACTCGCGCTGCAGGCGATGGTGCCGGAGGCGCCGATGGTGCTCGTGACGGGACGAGGGGTGATCTCGCACGCGCTGCCCGTCGGAGAGGGCATCGATCGCGCGGCAAAGCTCTTGCGCGAGGAGGAGCGGCGCACGACGACGAGCGACGGTTCGGAGAGCGGGGCGCGGCGGCCGGTGCGACTCGACGAGCTGACGGCGGAGCTGCTCGAAGGGCGCTTCGTGATCGACGGGAGCGAGGAGGTGCGGTCGCTCCTCGGGGAGGCGCAAGCGCAAGAGGGATCGCGGCTCTTGCTCGGACGCGTGACGCCGTGTGTAGGCCGCGAGCGCGAGCTCTCGACGTTGCTCGCGCTCTACGAAGAGTGCGTGAGCGAGCCCGCGGCGCGCGCGGTGCTCGTGACGGGCGTGGCCGGCATCGGGAAATCGCGCATCAGGCACGAGCTCTTGCAGAAGCTCGCCGAGTCCGAGCCTCGCCCCGACATCTGGCTCGCGCAGGGGGATCCGACACGCACGGGCGCGCCCTTCGGCATGGCCGGCGAGCTCTTGCGGCGGGCTTCGTCGCTGCACGAGGAGGATCCGATCGAGGTGCGGCGGGAGAAGATCCGCGGCGCGGTGATGCGGCACCTCGGCGCGGACGCGGGGCGCGTCATGGAGCTGTACGGCGAGCTCGTGGGCGCGCCGTGGGCGGCCGAGGAGGCGAGCACGCTCCTGCGCGCGGCGCGAAAAGATCCCGTGCTGATGGGGGATCAGATCCGCCGCGGCTTCGAGGACTTCGTGAGCGCGGCGAGCGCGGCGCGGCCGGTGGTGCTGGTGCTCGAGGATCTGCACTGGGCCGACACGCCGACGGTGCAGCTCATCGACGCGGCGCTCCGTGTTTCGCGCGAGCGCTCGCTCTTCGTCCTCGCGCTCGCGCGGCCCGATGTGCACGACCGGTTCCCGGGGCTCTGGGCGGACCGCGGCATGCAGGAGATCCGGCTCGGCGAGCTGTCGCGGCGCGCGAGCGAGCGGCTCGCGCGGCACGTGCTCGGCGATGACGCGCCGCCGTCCTTGCTCACGCGTGTCGTGGCGCAGGCCGCGGGCAACCCGTTTTACCTCGAAGAGCTTTTGCGCGCGGTGGCCGAGGGCCAGGAGACCGCGCTGCCGAAGACGGTGCTCGCCATGCTGCAGGCGCGGCTCGAAGCGCTGCCAAGCGAGGCGCGCTGGCTGCTCCGCGCGGGCAGCATCTTCGGCGAGACGTTCTGGAGCGGCGGCGCGCGCGCGCTGCTCGGCGGCGAGAGCAGCGTCGTCGACGCGGGCCGCTGGATCGAGACGCTCGTCCACCGCGAACTCCTCATGCGTCGCCGCGAGAGCCGTTTCCCCGGCGAGGAGGAGCTCGCGTTCCGGCACGACCTCCTGCGTGAAGTCGCGTATGCGGCGCTGACGGAGGTCGATCGAGCGCTCGGCCACAGGCTCGCGGCGGAGTGGCTCGAAACTGCGGGCGAGCGCGACGCGATGGCCCTCGCCGAGCACTGCGAGCGCGGCGAGGATCGCGAAAAAGCCGCGGTGTGGTTCGTGCGCGCGGCGACGCAGGCCCTCAGCGCGAACGACTTCGAGGCGGTTCTCGAGCGCAGCGAACGCGCCGAGGCGTGCGGCGCGGACGGCGGGCTGCTCGGCGAGGTACGGCAAGCGCAGGCCGAGGCGCACTTCTACCGCGGCGAGCTCGCGGAGGCGGCGCGGCGGGCGCGTGAGGCGATGCAGCATCTTTCGCCCGACAGCCCGCTCTGGTTCGGCGCGGCGAGCGCGGCGGCGTGGGCCGAGAGCTCGCGCGGCGAGCGCCGCCAGCTCCTCGGGATCGCGGAGTCGATGCTCGAGCGCGCGGATCGCGAGGCCTCGCCGTTCACGCGCAGGCTCGCGGCGATGGGCTGGATCGCGCGCATGCTCCTGCGCTCCGGGCAGCGGAACGCGGCCGAGACGCTCACCGAGCGGTTCACGCAGGCGCCCGAGGAAGCACGGCACGAGCCCATCGTGCGGGCTGAGTGGGCGGCCGTCTCGGCGACGCGCGCGGTCGTCGAGGGCGACCTCGAACCCTCGTACGAATTTTTCCTCGAAGCCGCGCAGTGCTTCGAGGAGGCGAAGGTCGATCGGTTCGGCATCTCGATGCGCATCTACGCGGCGCTCGTGCTCTGTGACCTCGGCGATCATGCCCGCGCCGAGGAGGAGCTCGCCACGCTCGTCGCGCGCGCCGAGGCGCAGTGCTTGCCGATGCTCGCGGCGAGCGCGCGGCATGGTCTCGCCGAGGCGCTCGCGGCGCGCGGGGCGCTCGCCGAGGCGCGCGCGCTGCTCGAAGACATCCTGGAGACGCTCACGAACGCCGGCCTCGTGCTCTCCGCGCACGACGTGCGGCAGTTCCTCGCGCTCGTGCTCGTGCGCCAGGGCGACAGCGAGGCCGCCGAGCGCGCAGCGATCGAGGCCGTGGCGCTCGTCGACGCGCCGCCGAACCGCCGCTGCTCGTACCTCGCGACGCTGGCGCGCGTGCTGCTCGCGTGTGGCCGCCCTGCGGAGGCGCTTTCGGCGGCGGAGGAGGGCAAGCAGCTCCTCGAACAGATCGGCGCACTCCTCTCGGACGAGCCGCTCGTGCGGCTCGTGTATGCCGAGGCGCTCCACGCGAACGGCGAGCACGAGCGCGCGAAGGAAGCGCTCTCCGCGGCGCGCGCGCATCTCCTCGGCCGTGCCGAGAAGATCGGCGATCCGTCGCGGCGGGAGCGGTTCTTGCGTGCCGTTCCGGACAACGCCCGCACGCTGGAGCTCGCGGCGGCATGGCTCACCGCGTCACCGGGCGCGGCTTGA
- a CDS encoding serine/threonine-protein kinase yields MREGTVFAERYEILHLAGTGGMAEVHRAMDRQTATPVALKLVSDASPVDDARFDREIEALGSLDHPGIVRYLGHGTLANGARYLVMEWLEGEELARTLSRGRLSVEDTIALARKVAEALASAHEKLIVHRDLKPENVFLVGGRPDQPKLLDFGIAKLGRHTRITGTDSIVGTPGFMAPEQVRGEAEVDARADVFALGCLLFECLAGVPAFPGDHLHAILAKVLFAEPPSLMELRPEIPYELEALVMRMLAKDPADRPRDGRAVVEELQALESGAATVRAVAPPSLRPPSLTTTERRPVAALLIGRSKHSLPPPALGRSFESRERRASELDRSLQAEAEARGVPCEILRDGSLALWTAGAGAKDLAARAARIAMELRTHGGGRPFALAVGWGSLAGPSPLGDAIDRAAHALAEHRGASDVECPIALDELTAGLLDARFEVQKDGAGFSLHGERAALLGTRTLLGNPTPCVGRDRELRTLAGLFEDCIEEPAAQAALVTAAAGLGKSRLAQEFVQTALRDAPLANAWISGGDARRAGSAFRLVSQALCMALGIAAGDGPNVRRDKLVARVSARFAEGEARRVARFLGEIVDAPFPDEDDLPLRAARADVQLMVDQIRAAFLDFLGAECDAAPVLLVLEDVQWGDLPSVRLVDAALRTLADKPFFVLATARPDVRERFPRLWEGRRLQEISLTELGKRASEKLVRGALGEGASQEVVDRIVQRAQGNAFYLEELIRAAAEGRDAELPETVVAMVQSRLASLDDEDRRLLRAASVFGDVFWAGGARALLGEGVSKNVVRERLVALEERELLSFRGESRLPGEEEVAFRHALVREGAYTMLTEEDRELGHRLAATWLESHGETDPLVLATHFERGQKPSRAVRHLLRAAEQAHRAGDDEDAVRRAERALALGPDPETEIGLLGIVSEARMWQNHLEEAATHGARLTRRAPPGSAPWVRGALAQFTYALRMKHVDESIGILDAIASIEPAPEVLGTVSLALAMATVLLLTEGRIDIVEPIQRRLDALVGPAADRDPMARAFWHLSYPRWEAWIKENPWESLSRSRAALQAFNEAGSRRGGVLARVFVGMNEGMLGANGRAAETLRPEARHDEDFAIVASLRALFRVLALSDGGRLDEARDEAMRLFAAAKMNGNEADEARGRWALGEVARRAGHAEEAARHARAAMELGGVLPLDHAAAGAVLASALLAEGRVDEALAEARASHARYEAVRGFGYRGGFLRVTLAECLDAAGARDEARAALRLARERLLRIAERIPDPAYRRSFLEDVPENARTLELARAWLGPDESIG; encoded by the coding sequence ATGAGGGAAGGCACGGTCTTCGCCGAGCGGTATGAGATCCTGCACCTCGCAGGTACCGGCGGCATGGCCGAGGTGCACCGGGCGATGGACCGGCAAACCGCGACGCCGGTCGCGCTGAAGCTCGTCTCCGACGCGAGCCCCGTGGACGACGCGCGCTTCGACCGCGAGATCGAGGCGCTCGGATCGCTCGATCACCCGGGCATCGTCCGCTACCTCGGGCACGGCACGCTCGCGAACGGCGCGCGGTACCTCGTGATGGAATGGCTCGAAGGCGAGGAGCTTGCGCGCACGCTCTCGCGCGGGCGGCTCTCGGTCGAGGACACCATCGCCCTCGCGCGGAAGGTCGCCGAGGCGCTCGCGTCGGCCCACGAAAAGCTCATCGTTCATCGCGATCTCAAGCCCGAGAACGTCTTTCTCGTGGGCGGCAGGCCCGACCAGCCGAAGCTGCTCGACTTCGGCATCGCCAAGCTCGGCCGGCACACGCGCATCACCGGAACGGACAGCATCGTCGGCACACCGGGCTTCATGGCGCCCGAGCAAGTGCGCGGCGAGGCCGAGGTAGACGCGCGGGCCGACGTCTTCGCGCTCGGCTGCCTCCTCTTCGAATGCCTCGCCGGCGTGCCCGCGTTCCCCGGCGATCACCTGCACGCGATCCTCGCGAAGGTGCTCTTCGCCGAGCCGCCGTCGCTCATGGAGCTCCGGCCCGAAATTCCGTACGAGCTCGAAGCACTCGTGATGCGCATGCTCGCGAAAGACCCGGCGGACCGGCCTCGGGATGGGCGCGCCGTGGTGGAGGAACTTCAAGCACTGGAGAGCGGCGCGGCCACGGTTCGCGCCGTCGCGCCCCCCTCGCTCCGCCCGCCCTCGCTCACGACCACCGAGCGCCGGCCCGTCGCGGCGTTGCTCATCGGGCGATCGAAACACTCGCTGCCGCCGCCGGCGCTCGGTCGATCGTTCGAAAGCCGCGAGCGGCGCGCATCGGAGCTCGATCGATCGCTGCAAGCCGAGGCCGAAGCGCGCGGGGTGCCGTGCGAGATCCTGCGCGACGGATCGCTCGCGCTCTGGACCGCGGGCGCGGGGGCGAAGGATCTGGCGGCGCGGGCGGCGCGCATCGCGATGGAGCTGCGGACGCACGGTGGCGGCCGGCCGTTTGCCCTCGCGGTCGGTTGGGGATCCCTCGCGGGGCCGAGCCCGCTCGGGGACGCGATCGACCGGGCGGCGCACGCGCTCGCGGAGCACCGCGGCGCGAGCGACGTGGAGTGCCCGATCGCGCTCGACGAGCTCACGGCGGGCCTGCTCGACGCGCGCTTCGAGGTGCAAAAGGACGGCGCGGGGTTCTCGCTGCACGGCGAGCGTGCGGCGCTGCTCGGCACACGCACGCTCCTCGGCAACCCCACGCCGTGCGTCGGGCGTGACCGCGAGCTGCGCACGCTCGCGGGCCTGTTCGAGGACTGCATCGAGGAGCCGGCCGCGCAAGCCGCGCTCGTGACGGCAGCCGCGGGCCTCGGCAAGTCGAGGCTCGCGCAGGAGTTCGTGCAGACCGCGCTGCGCGACGCGCCGCTCGCGAACGCGTGGATCTCGGGCGGAGACGCACGCCGGGCGGGCTCGGCGTTCCGGCTCGTGTCGCAGGCGCTCTGCATGGCGCTCGGCATCGCCGCCGGGGATGGGCCGAACGTACGTCGTGACAAACTCGTGGCGCGGGTGTCAGCGCGCTTTGCGGAGGGCGAGGCGCGGCGCGTGGCGCGGTTCCTCGGCGAAATCGTGGACGCGCCGTTCCCGGACGAGGACGACCTGCCGCTGCGCGCGGCGCGCGCGGACGTGCAGCTCATGGTCGACCAGATCCGCGCGGCGTTCCTCGATTTTCTCGGGGCCGAGTGCGACGCGGCGCCGGTGCTCCTCGTCCTCGAGGATGTGCAATGGGGCGACCTGCCGAGCGTCCGGCTCGTGGACGCGGCGCTGCGCACGCTCGCCGACAAACCATTTTTCGTCCTCGCCACGGCGCGCCCCGACGTGCGCGAGCGATTCCCACGGCTCTGGGAAGGGCGCCGGTTGCAGGAGATCAGCCTCACGGAGCTCGGCAAGCGGGCGAGCGAGAAGCTCGTGCGCGGGGCGCTCGGCGAGGGCGCGTCGCAAGAGGTCGTCGATCGAATCGTCCAGCGTGCGCAGGGGAATGCGTTTTACCTGGAAGAACTCATCCGCGCCGCGGCGGAAGGGCGGGACGCGGAGCTGCCGGAGACGGTGGTGGCAATGGTGCAATCACGCCTCGCCTCGCTCGACGATGAGGATCGGCGGCTGCTCCGCGCGGCGAGCGTCTTCGGGGACGTGTTCTGGGCCGGCGGCGCGCGGGCGCTGCTCGGCGAAGGCGTCAGCAAAAATGTCGTCCGCGAGCGGCTCGTGGCGCTCGAAGAGCGGGAGCTTTTGTCGTTCCGCGGCGAGAGCCGCCTCCCCGGGGAGGAGGAGGTCGCATTCCGGCACGCGCTCGTGCGCGAGGGCGCCTATACGATGCTGACCGAGGAGGATCGCGAGCTCGGCCATCGGCTCGCGGCGACGTGGCTCGAATCCCACGGCGAGACGGACCCGCTCGTCCTGGCGACCCATTTCGAACGCGGTCAGAAGCCGAGTCGCGCGGTGCGCCACCTCCTGCGCGCAGCCGAACAGGCGCATCGCGCAGGCGACGACGAGGACGCCGTTCGCCGCGCCGAGCGCGCCCTCGCCCTCGGCCCCGATCCCGAGACCGAAATCGGGCTGCTCGGCATCGTCTCCGAGGCGCGCATGTGGCAAAACCATCTGGAAGAGGCGGCGACCCACGGCGCGCGGCTCACGCGCAGGGCCCCGCCCGGCAGCGCGCCCTGGGTGCGCGGCGCGCTGGCGCAATTCACCTATGCGCTCCGCATGAAGCACGTCGACGAGTCGATCGGGATCCTCGACGCGATCGCCTCGATCGAGCCCGCGCCCGAGGTCCTCGGCACCGTGTCGCTCGCGCTCGCCATGGCCACGGTTCTGCTCCTGACGGAGGGGCGGATCGATATCGTCGAGCCCATTCAACGAAGGCTCGACGCGCTCGTCGGGCCCGCGGCCGATCGCGACCCGATGGCCCGGGCCTTCTGGCACCTCTCCTATCCGCGCTGGGAGGCGTGGATCAAGGAGAACCCGTGGGAGAGTTTGTCACGGTCGCGCGCGGCGCTCCAGGCCTTCAACGAGGCTGGTTCGCGACGCGGCGGGGTGCTCGCGCGGGTGTTCGTCGGGATGAACGAGGGGATGCTCGGGGCGAATGGGCGCGCGGCCGAGACGCTGCGGCCGGAGGCGCGGCACGACGAGGATTTTGCGATCGTGGCCTCGCTCCGGGCGCTCTTCCGGGTGCTCGCGCTCTCGGACGGAGGACGGCTCGACGAGGCGCGCGACGAGGCAATGCGGCTCTTCGCGGCCGCAAAGATGAACGGCAACGAGGCGGACGAGGCGCGCGGGCGCTGGGCGCTCGGCGAAGTGGCGCGGCGCGCGGGCCATGCCGAGGAGGCGGCGCGGCACGCGCGGGCGGCCATGGAGCTCGGCGGGGTGCTTCCGCTCGATCACGCCGCGGCGGGTGCGGTGCTCGCAAGCGCGCTGCTCGCGGAGGGGCGCGTGGACGAGGCACTCGCGGAGGCGCGCGCGTCTCATGCGCGATACGAGGCCGTGCGTGGATTCGGGTATCGCGGCGGCTTTTTGCGGGTCACGCTCGCCGAATGCCTCGACGCGGCGGGCGCGCGTGACGAGGCGCGGGCGGCGCTCCGGCTGGCGCGCGAGCGGCTCCTTCGGATCGCGGAGCGGATCCCGGACCCTGCGTATCGGCGGAGCTTCCTCGAAGACGTGCCCGAAAACGCGCGGACGCTGGAGCTCGCCCGGGCCTGGCTCGGCCCCGATGAATCGATCGGATAG